From one Candidatus Polarisedimenticolia bacterium genomic stretch:
- a CDS encoding methyltransferase domain-containing protein, which produces MKSSRYVHGTSRPEQHRLALLNDLLNANSLEALALRRGQRALEVGSGLGHFARAMALAVGPRGKVVGVEKSARQIRAAQRLPGSRGPRLEFRSGDARALPLTPSEWGSFDVVHARFLLEHLPDPLAAVREMVRAVRPGGRIVLEDDDHDLLRLHPEPAGFRRLWRAYVRAFAATGNDPFIGRKLPALLLAAGAESTRCTWLFFGSCSPAPQFPGFHRNLMGVIVGARRQLVKTGGLSPAELAKSLAALRLWAALPGASIWYSVCWAEARRPR; this is translated from the coding sequence TTGAAATCGTCCCGCTACGTGCACGGCACCTCGCGCCCGGAGCAGCACCGGCTCGCTCTCCTGAACGATCTGCTGAATGCGAACTCCCTGGAGGCCCTGGCGCTGCGGCGCGGCCAGCGGGCTCTGGAGGTGGGCAGCGGGCTGGGACATTTCGCGCGGGCCATGGCGCTCGCGGTGGGACCGCGCGGCAAGGTGGTGGGGGTGGAAAAGAGCGCGCGGCAAATCCGCGCGGCGCAGCGCCTTCCCGGGAGCCGCGGCCCGAGGCTTGAGTTCCGCTCCGGGGACGCGCGCGCGCTGCCCCTGACGCCCTCCGAATGGGGGAGCTTCGACGTGGTGCATGCCCGCTTCCTGCTCGAGCACCTGCCGGACCCGCTGGCCGCGGTGCGGGAGATGGTCCGGGCGGTACGCCCCGGAGGACGTATCGTCCTCGAGGACGACGACCACGATCTGCTTCGCCTGCATCCCGAGCCGGCCGGGTTCCGCCGCCTGTGGCGCGCTTACGTGCGTGCCTTCGCGGCGACCGGCAACGACCCGTTCATCGGCCGGAAGCTGCCTGCCCTCCTGCTGGCGGCGGGCGCCGAGTCGACCCGTTGCACCTGGCTGTTCTTCGGCAGCTGCTCTCCCGCCCCGCAGTTTCCCGGCTTCCACCGGAACCTCATGGGAGTGATTGTCGGAGCGCGGCGGCAGCTCGTGAAAACCGGCGGGCTCTCGCCGGCTGAGCTCGCGAAATCGCTCGCCGCGCTGCGCCTCTGGGCGGCGCTGCCGGGCGCCTCGATCTGGTATTCGGTCTGCTGGGCCGAGGCCCGCCGTCCTCGTTGA